GAACGTACGGCGCGCCGTACGGCAAGGCGTGTCCGGGTTCGTCCTGAAGACGTGCACCCCCGACGAACTGATCCGCGCGGTCCGCGCCGCCCACGCCGGGCAGGCGTACCTGTCGCCGGCGGTGACCCGCCAGGTGCTCGACATGGCGATGCCTGGCGACGACGAGCGCGGACGCGACGCCGCCGGCCGGCTGGCCACCCTCACCGCACGCGAGGCCGACATCCTGGCCCTGGTGGCGGAGGGCCTGTCCAACGCCCAGGTGGCTCGGCGGGTCCACATGACCGAGGCCAGCGTCAAGACCTATGTCAGCCGCATCCTCGCCAAACTGAACTGCACCAACCGGGTGCAGGCGGCCCTGCTGCTCCGTGATGCGCCGTTCCCACCTGATGCACGTCCATAAGCTCGCCGGCGCGCGTACCATCGGGCGCAAGGAAGCCACGAGCCGGCCACCCGCCGGTGTCGCTGGGGCTATTGCGGCCCGGGACCGGCCGCAATAGCCCCTACCTTGGTGACCATGGATCCCCTCATCAGCCGCAGGGCGCTCAACCGGGCCACGCTCGACCGGCAGCACCTGCTCCGCCGCACCGGCAGAACCGTGATCGAGGTCGTGGAGGACCTCGGCGGACTCCAGGCGCAGACCCCGCACACCTGGTACA
The Nonomuraea helvata genome window above contains:
- a CDS encoding response regulator transcription factor; translation: MIRTLIADDEPLIAAGIRTVLESAGDIEVVATARDGREAVRAARLHQVDVALLDIAMPVLDGLAAAAELTGTRVVLLTAFGDEENVRRAVRQGVSGFVLKTCTPDELIRAVRAAHAGQAYLSPAVTRQVLDMAMPGDDERGRDAAGRLATLTAREADILALVAEGLSNAQVARRVHMTEASVKTYVSRILAKLNCTNRVQAALLLRDAPFPPDARP